A section of the Scleropages formosus chromosome 12, fSclFor1.1, whole genome shotgun sequence genome encodes:
- the xirp2b gene encoding xin actin-binding repeat-containing protein 2 encodes MNKAARASNDVVKEDLQTNKKVERFDISLESLKMMFENPRTDVKSQSVVHVSTPRRAIAGQSRQHSVGSKDQTPPAEKMLSEKSHDLQQSAGSAGGPGTGAPEEATSQGKGAHPDPTESVSLKERLAMYQAAVSKKEAANAPGMVTEESGACSLPGGLASVKKQFESQELASSSQSTVTQYHYQQRSVQISHEQSTHESNVVSSYEDHLDGTVKVVGREELPQISTQALKQQFEKTIEEATPSKQIKIDLGFNQCEWGPAPNVSSGVSTNKSSFVTSKVEDESSVSANASLCESIEIFPPPPPDLLQVPVETPDQYCVPEPLDPSYHSKQTVLKEQYSKQRNLYELKRLYKHIHPEVRKNLEKDFLSDVTEIEGSQMNGQKEVTGDVQQARYVFENSGTSPIKSVSPEREYLEWDEILKGEVQSMRWMFENKPLDTIKDETPDEDSRKSIAQQEIIAGSDVKYTTWMFETQPIDALGTSSPDSTEHTGKMSDLARGDVRTATWLFETQPLDTLSKMYQEEDQTTESICIRDVTGGDVKTARYLFETQHLDSLGHTETIDEYHFLQLKSELETIKGDVKTTKKLFETQPLCVIRGDSGEMLEIKTICREEMEKGDVKTSRWLFETQPLDMISKDPTQVKLVCRVSMEDCFHGGVNKGRWLFETKTLDSIKDEEWESSNLEKEQIVGADVRKQCWVFETQPMDSLKDNSNARPLSTEEVVGGDVQSARHLFETVPMDALKDSPEVGKLKTIVKSEEEKGDVRHQKWLFESQPLENIREEKKEFKRTVHLEEIDKGNVTNCKEIFETMDLSKFDETQKIQVEGVTSGFVKSNKHLFESMPLYAIKDSSGYYHEVKTVRREEIVKGNVRTCKWMFETRPIDQFDESISKFQIIKGISKQEIETGDVKTAKWLFETQPLDSIKYFSNVEDQESETKEAAEVVKGDVKTCRWLFETQPIHSLNEKAEVRSETETETIQEGLVKTCTWLFETQSLDAIRDESEGVINTCTVKHEDIQGKDVRKACFLFETENLESISGEDASAFKRVTEIDIQSGDVSRMKYIFENQSSDIMTSTSEETMKKLKADQTEDIQKGNVVSCTWLFENQPIDAIHDGSKEHKEIRAVTDIQGGNVDKGRFTFETFSLDKIQGELSETETTHIQKTILEDIEKGDVKNYTMMFENQPLYAIQDKQGHYHEVKTVTKEEIMKGNVVGARWLFETKPLDSIQDTDEVYVIKAVTQEEIHKGDVSTARWRFETQPLDKISEETKVLMKTVEDIQGGDVKTNKQRFESEDLSQKYIRMVSVSEIQKGDVRSATWMFETRTIDKIQGEDSEYDEMEKVKKEEVLKGDVKHSVWLFEKQPLDKIKETDELDAVAIREEIPRADVKTTTWLFETTPFHQFSESSVEKAEIIGKSIKETLKELYSQKMVKSQGIIIEADEIGDVRMAKYKLMNQEAPEIQKEEVIRGDLKNIMMNLLKRREITERRILIDEEERGNINTAVKQLFSQEVGINVEKEEIIRGDIQEAINNLMKEDGSAKRGILIQEDEKGDVRMTIYSLLNKKEEINVSKEDIIKGNVKGTINILLSHPNNPEQYMRVKVGDTEKGNVSFYSTCIESGALDYLKGLQVGPDETASGKVEKETIVGGDIKGTKQMLQQNQLQIERTVTEDDIIPGDVHSTIKVFMTEPVVSLDNIQKEDIVKGDLRATLDSLTHAINQKKVVEREEVVKGDINTTLRSLEEAQSQSKEIEKTEIVPGDIKGALQSLEKSATRKVDIAIDDLVPGDIKGAIKSLEEAKQAVKEVEKEEIVKGDIQTVMQSLNEASSEKKIYHQQMSVQGDVKGVIQLLLEPPAPPKSQRKPSVEGGVKMSIKSLYDVQEQPNTEKEEMIKGDVQGTIKCLLKGKQHTTMKSSTGGSKKGNMPMKTSLTSQQVSHECSAETKAECETVPAVKNLSKSTELHSGMQKQTVTKSVQSKSFTKEDHSLTAQTTGVNTSHTSPQTNIKEQSLKQTIPSSEPVTRQNKNMTNQMTDNVPPHQTSNITVKHIQGLKTDALTSDVSAGLVTTNVNKKETQIKTSTKTKQSVKTGNQVTGNTEASRMNADKDATQINIAAKHARYNQKVNQMNEEVLASGMTHLRKKTSHTNVDARNSQDLKTMGQVQTSLTDHKTIVQKHDIKTLKTQFRNLDMSQKDKNLIPEMHLPPPPPSPPPLSESEFPLPPPPPPVSEPEGQLFPTPPPSVLKQDSDLPPPSPPLPPAECLKSDLDNFPLPPPPPPTGQDYLPPPPSQKELESMPALSLHSPHTKPKKMTVKPVKAPALYKVPKFEPPKQLEESQDKMQHKQTVTQPVISKKLQADTQQSVTLSESTSLPRTVRTEIHQGETTKLQAQKDFLTAPSAKVTSSIPLQSNKPLQEELPPSEKVFKPFKVPPSPDEPVPTKPKPYVTKFKTPLMIAEEKYRKQREENEKSKSGIAPTFPHSGGNVETSVNTMLDVSITQTKDQSMKNIASAVFEKEAQAKDLLLKSLTPSVNEDLGCSSDINSAYKQELISNETSLVASTKQHMTSSFSPQHQTVSSAKKQVIPVSSGQSHASDIKARPSASKIVSAAAEGHEYVLKESSASKLTSMQGISSLHTQTTATMKTNEAKLTDTAEKQEIKKVPPSATKIPKVTPSFKVKTIKIPKVEKIENFDRKDNEKKERSAEIASAQHLSQKEENDVQVQHMKDVQERTKVTASSVQKFKETSEKVEEQNQVKKVAPAKETVLEIHMMQSKQKSKMEKTDPIPKEITPSLPVKGIQEQEKIKTYRSLQGTHVPVCEEVIVTESKIQQNFQQQSTVQLQKQSKSSTKQEVEVNNQQMQKTSNDKYVPVKLTDKPSQKGTAMSSAVTENTSKQWEEVQQLLFDIKELQSPSGKINPKTVKTLLSKTPVWLINPEAKRGLENRADNNIEKLKEIVLYIQSVAQAKLPHLAGHVTIEKHESELVSEKNISGGATPKISKISIDSTKVEIQKKVLEEKKVSHERKQQEPNETRRADARVASPLIRMRSPSPTYITIESTRRTDSPQRVPSSSSPIHRSATPPNPPPRMADPPISRISRATPSPTFNRSEKLAKLKDTTAKLSQGGPPPPPPQPVQITEKKSEIVESPSSFHRQIKIETHFVETSETLLEALSVKDKKELFEEAQKADVNRTYVRKDPIDIPERLGPDTEEIEVPEKEKEELPRVNLSGLVHKFESPEQKVYTRKEPIVISERLGSDTEELDTEKDKKITQVEPVPAFNIKAIKTVFETGEQSSQVKERKHKHEKLASELHEIMADGSKQEDPWRQEKVLWQSSPPLIKREILQSELTEPMGFSGSESVGDKCSDANKFGTKANVSRSATAMSPHSGKISTRRAPPTYADVVKGNVPVLDVTSEESPEELLKNFHKTWTESESVFKSLGYSVSEQKTSQIVSHKEETLVTENSSSRVGAVCSVPEEGVSNGVFARRQTKLP; translated from the exons ATCTCACACGAGCAAAGTACTCATGAAAGCAACGTGGTCTCCAGTTATGAAGATCATCTTGATGGAACTG TGAAAGTTGTTGGAAGAGAGGAGTTGCCACAGATATCCACACAAGCTTTGAAGCAGCAGTTTGAAAAAACCATCGAAGAGGCAACTCCAAGCAAGCAAATTAAG aTTGATCTTGGTTTCAACCAGTGTGAGTGGGGTCCAGCTCCCAATGTTTCATCTGGAGTTTCTACAAACAAATCATCATTTGTGACTTCAAAGGTAGAGGATGAGTCCTCTGTCTCAGCAAATGCCTCTCTCTGTGAGAGCATAGAGATCTTCCCTCCACCACCTCCAGATTTACTGCAGGTTCCAGTAGAAACTCCAGATCAATATTGTGTACCAGAGCCACTTGACCCATCCTATCATTCTAAACAGACAGTTCTCAAAGAGCAGTATTCCAAGCAGAGGAATCTATATGAATTGAAACGACTCTACAAGCACATACACCCAGAAGTTCGGAAGAACCTGGAGAAGGATTTTTTGAGTGATGTAACAGAGATTGAAGGCTCTCAGATGAATGGGCAGAAGGAGGTCACGGGAGATGTTCAGCAAGCTAGATATGTGTTTGAGAACTCTGGTACAAGTCCTATCAAGTCAGTAAGCCCTGAGAGAGAGTACTTAGAGTGGGATGAGATTCTCAAAGGGGAAGTGCAATCCATGCGCTGGATGTTTGAGAACAAACCTCTTGACACAATCAAGGATGAAACTCCAGATGAGGACAGCAGGAAAAGCATTGCTCAGCAGGAAATCATTGCAGGAAGTGATGTAAAATATACAACATGGATGTTTGAAACGCAGCCCATTGATGCTCTGGGCACTAGCAGTCCAGATTCAACTGAACATACTGGCAAAATGTCCGATCTAGCAAGAGGAGATGTTCGCACTGCAACCTGGCTCTTTGAAACACAGCCTTTAGACACACTCAGTAAAATGTACCAAGAGGAAGATCAAACCACAGAGTCCATCTGCATAAGAGATGTCACTGGAGGGGATGTAAAAACTGCCAGATACTTATTTGAAACCCAGCACTTAGACTCGCTTGGCCACACTGAGACCATTGATGAGTACCACTTTCTGCAACTTAAGTCAGAATTAGAGACTATCAAGGGTGATGTAAAGACAACTAAAAAACTTTTTGAGACTCAACCTTTATGTGTCATCCGTGGAGACTCAGGTGAGATGCTAGAGATTAAAACCATTTGTCGCGAGGAAATGGAGAAAGGTGATGTCAAAACCTCTCGCTGGCTCTTTGAAACTCAACCTCTGGACATGATCAGCAAGGATCCTACTCAAGTAAAGCTGGTCTGTCGAGTGTCAATGGAGGATTGTTTTCATGGTGGTGTGAACAAAGGGAGGTGGTTGTTTGAGACAAAAACTTTGGACTCCATAAAGGATGAAGAATGGGAAAGCTCAAACCTGGAAAAAGAACAGATTGTTGGGGCTGATGTCCGGAAACAATGCTGGGTGTTTGAGACTCAGCCTATGGACTCTTTGAAAGATAATTCCAATGCCCGGCCATTGTCAACAGAAGAAGTTGTGGGGGGTGATGTGCAGTCAGCTAGACATTTATTTGAAACTGTTCCAATGGATGCTTTGAAGGATAGTCCCGAAGTAGGTAAACTTAAAACAATTGTTAAATCTGAGGAGGAAAAGGGTGATGTCAGACATCAAAAGTGGCTTTTTGAGAGCCAGCCACTTGAAAACAtcagagaagagaagaaggagTTCAAGAGGACTGTACACCTAGAAGAAATTGATAAAGGGAATGTCACAAATTGCAAAGAAATCTTTGAAACTATGGATTTAAGCAAATTTGATGAAACTCAAAAAATCCAAGTTGAGGGGGTAACCAGTGGGTTTGTGAAATCAAATAAACATCTTTTTGAATCAATGCCATTATATGCAATAAAAGATAGTTCTGGCTATTACCATGAGGTGAAAACAGTTAGAAGAGAGGAAATTGTGAAGGGTAATGTCAGAACCTGCAAATGGATGTTTGAGACTCGTCCTATTGATCAGTTTGATGAAAGCATTAGTAAATTCCAGATCATTAAAGGGATATCCAAACAGGAGATAGAAACAGGAGATGTAAAAACAGCTAAGTGGCTTTTTGAGACACAACCCCTTGACTCAATCAAGTATTTTAGCAATGTGGAGGATCAAGAAAGTGAGACTAAGGAGGCAGCTGAAGTTGTGAAGGGTGATGTAAAAACGTGTAGATGGTTGTTTGAAACTCAGCCAATACATTCTTTGAATGAGAAGGCTGAGGTAAGGagtgaaactgaaactgaaacaatTCAAGAAGGGCTTGTGAAAACATGCACTTGGCTCTTTGAGACACAGTCACTTGATGCAATCAGAGATGAATCAGAAGGTGTTATAAACACATGCACTGTAAAACATGAAGACATCCAGGGCAAAGACGTGCGAAaggcttgttttctttttgaaacTGAGAATCTGGAAAGCATCTCAGGGGAGGATGCTAGTGCTTTCAAAAGAGTTACTGAGATTGATATTCAGTCGGGAGACGTATCCAGAATGAAGTACATATTTGAAAACCAGTCCTCTGACATAATGACCTCAACCTCTGAAGAAACCATGAAAAAGCTGAAGGCTGATCAGACAGAGGACATACAGAAAGGAAATGTTGTAAGCTGCACATGGCTATTTGAAAATCAGCCTATAGATGCTATTCATGATGGTTCCAAAGAACACAAGGAAATCCGTGCTGTCACAGACATACAAGGTGGTAATGTTGACAAAGGACGTTTCACTTTTGAGACCTTCTCTTTGGATAAAATTCAAGGAGAGCTCTCTGAGACAGAGaccacacacattcagaaaacTATCCTTGAAGACATTGAGAAGGGAGATGTCAAAAACTACACTATGATGTTTGAAAATCAGCCTCTATATGCCATCCAAGACAAACAGGGTCATTATCATGAGGTCAAAACAGTGACAAAGGAGGAAATCATGAAGGGAAATGTAGTAGGTGCCAGGTGGCTATTTGAAACTAAACCTCTTGATTCAATTCAGGACACAGATGAAGTCTATGTTATTAAAGCAGTTACACAGGAAGAAATTCATAAAGGTGATGTAAGCACAGCTAGGTGGAGATTTGAAACACAACCCCTGGATAAaatttcagaagaaacaaaGGTCTTGATGAAAACTGTGGAAGACATTCAAGGAGGAGAtgtaaagacaaacaaacagcgTTTTGAATCTGAGGATCTGTCACAAAAGTACATCAGAATGGTTAGCGTAAGTGAAATTCAGAAAGGTGATGTAAGAAGTGCTACATGGATGTTTGAAACACGTACCATTGACAAAATTCAAGGAGAGGATTCAGAGTatgatgaaatggaaaaagtgaagaaagaaGAGGTGCTCAAGGGAGATGTAAAGCATTCAGTGTGGCTTTTTGAGAAACAACCCCTTGACAAAATTAAGGAGACAGACGAGTTGGATGCTGTTGCCATTCGTGAAGAGATACCACGAGCAGatgtaaaaacaacaacatggCTATTtgaaacaacacctttccaccAGTTTAGTGAGAGCAGTGTGGAGAAGGCTGAGATAATAGGTAAAAGCATCAAGGAGACCCTGAAAGAGCTGTACTCCCAGAAAATGGTGAAGTCGCAGGGGATCATCATAGAAGCAGATGAAATTGGAGATGTGAGAATGGCAAAATACAAACTCATGAATCAAGAAGCTCCTGAAATACAAAAAGAAGAAGTCATCAGAGGGGACCTTAAAAATATAATGATGAACCTGCTGAAAAGAAGAGAGATCACTGAGAGAAGGATTCTTATAGATGAGGAGGAGAGGGGAAACATaaacacagcagtgaaacaacTGTTCAGTCAAGAGGTGGGCATCAATGtggaaaaggaggaaataaTCCGGGGTGATATTCAAGAAGCTATAAACAACCTGATGAAGGAGGATGGCTCTGCCAAAAGGGGCATTCTTATTCAGGAAGATGAGAAAGGTGATGTAAGAATGACTATATACTCTCTTCTCAATAAAAAAGAAGAGATTAATGTAAGTAAAGAGGACATTATAAAAGGCAATGTTAAAGGGACCATCAACATACTTCTGTCCCACCCCAACAACCCAGAACAGTATATGAGGGTAAAAGTGGGTGATACAGAGAAAGGAAATGTTAGCTTTTACTCCACATGTATAGAGTCAGGGGCACTGGACTACCTTAAAGGACTCCAGGTTGGACCTGATGAGACTGCTTCAGGAAAGGTAGAGAAAGAAACAATTGTTGGCGGTGATATAAAGGGGACAAAACAAATGCTCCAGCAAAACCAGCTGCAAATTGAACGCACTGTTACCGAGGATGACATTATTCCTGGTGATGTGCACAGCACAATTAAGGTTTTTATGACTGAGCCAGTGGTCTCACTTGATAACATTCAAAAAGAGGACATAGTGAAAGGGGATTTGAGGGCAACTCTAGACTCACTGACACATGCCATAAACCAGAAGAAGGTGGTTGAGAGAGAAGAAGTGGTGAAAGGTGACATTAACACTACCCTGAGGTCTCTGGAGGAGGCTCAGAGTCAGTccaaagaaatagaaaaaacagAGATTGTTCCAGGTGACATTAAAGGAGCCCTTCAGTCCCTGGAAAAATCTGCCACCAGAAAAGTAGACATTGCCATTGACGACTTGGTACCTGGTGACATCAAAGGAGCCATAAAATCACTGGAAGAAGCTAAGCAGGCTGTGAAAGAGGTGGAAAAAGAGGAGATTGTTAAAGGTGACATTCAGACTGTGATGCAGAGTTTAAACGAAGCCTCCTCTGAGAAAAAGATCTACCACCAGCAAATGAGTGTGCAAGGAGATGTGAAGGGAGTCATACAGTTGCTGCTGGAGCCGCCAGCACCACCCAAGTCACAACGCAAACCCAGCGTAGAGGGAGGTGTGAAAATGTCTATAAAGTCACTGTATGATGTGCAGGAGCAACCTAACACAGAAAAAGAGGAGATGATAAAAGGAGATGTTCAGGGCACAATAAAGTGCTTattgaaaggaaaacaacacaCAACCATGAAAAGCAGCACTGGTGGTTCTAAGAAAGGCAACATGCCAATGAAAACTTCATTAACCTCTCAGCAAGTGTCTCATGAATGCTCTGCTGAAACTAAGGCTGAGTGTGAGACAGTCCCTGCTGTTAAAAATCTGTCTAAAAGTACAGAATTGCACAGCGGCATGCAGAAACAAACTGTTACGAAGTCGGTACAAAGCAAGTCTTTCACCAAAGAGGATCATTCTCTTACTGCACAAACCACGGGGGTCAATACTTCCCATACTTCCCCACAGACAAACATTAAAGAACAATCTCTGAAACAGACGATACCAAGCTCTGAACCAGTGACCAGacagaataaaaacatgacTAATCAGATGACTGACAATGTGCCTCCACATCAGACATCAAACATAACTGTGAAGCACATTCAAGGCTTAAAAACGGATGCTTTGACTAGTGATGTATCAGCTGGTTTAGTAACGACTAatgtgaacaaaaaagaaacacagattaAGACCAGCACAAAGACTAAACAAAGTGTGAAAACAGGCAATCAGGTGACTGGAAATACAGAGGCCTCGAGAATGAATGCCGATAAAGAtgcaacacaaataaatattgctGCAAAACACGCACGGTATAACCAAAAGGTTAATCAGATGAATGAGGAAGTGCTAGCATCTGGAATGACTCATTTGAGAAAAAAGACGTCTCACACTAATGTTGACGCAAGAAACAGCCAGGATCTGAAGACTATGGGACAGGTGCAGACATCTCTGACAGATCACAAGACAATTGTGCAGAAGCATGATATTAAAACCCTGAAGACGCAGTTCCGCAATCTTGACATGAGTCAAAAGGACAAGAATCTTATACCAGAAATGCATCTGCCCCCACCACCTCCATCCCCACCTCCGTTGTCAGAGTCTGAATTCCCTcttcctccaccacctccacccGTGTCAGAACCTGAGGGTCAGCTATTTCCAACACCACCTCCATCTGTCTTGAAACAGGACAGTGACCTTCCTCCACCATCACCTCCATTGCCACCGGCTGAATGTTTAAAGTCAGATTTGGATAATTTTCCCCTTCCACCACCGCCACCTCCAACAGGTCAGGATTATCTACCACCTCCACCATCACAGAAAGAGCTGGAATCCATGCCTGCACTGTCGCTCCACTCGCCACACACAAAGCCCAAGAAAATGACGGTCAAGCCAGTAAAGGCTCCTGCACTATACAAAGTCCCAAAGTTTGAGCCTCCAAAGCAACTAGAGGAGAGTCAAGATAAGATGCAACACAAGCAGACAGTCACACAGCCAGTCATatcaaaaaaactgcaggcagACACACAGCAAAGTGTGACACTCTCTGAGTCTACCAGTCTACCAAGGACAGTTAGGACAGAAATACACCAAGGGGAAACAACAAAACTTCAGGCTCAAAAAGATTTTCTGACAGCTCCTTCAGCAAAAGTCACATCTTCAATCCCACTGCAATCCAATAAGCCTTTGCAAGAGGAGCTGCCTCCTAGTGAGAAGGTGTTCAAACCTTTCAAAGTACCACCTTCACCTGATGAACCTGTTCCTACGAAGCCTAAACCATATGTGACAAAATTCAAAACTCCATTAATGATTGCAGAGGAAAAATATCGCAAgcagagagaagaaaatgaaaaaagcaaatcagGCATTGCTCCAACTTTTCCACACAGTGGAGGCAATGTTGAGACCTCTGTGAATACTATGCTTGATGTGTCCATCACCCAAACCAAGGATCAATCCATGAAGAACATTGCATCTGCTGTATTTGAGAAAGAAGCACAAGCAAAGGATTTGTTACTCAAATCACTGACTCCTTCAGTGAACGAGGATCTTGGCTGTAGTTCAGATATTAATTCAGCATATAAGCAGGAGCTTATCTCTAATGAGACTTCTCTAGTAGCCTCTACAAAACAACATATGACATccagcttttctccacagcatcAGACTGTTTCATCTGCCAAAAAACAAGTAATTCCAGTTTCTTCTGGTCAGTCACACGCCTCGGATATAAAGGCTCGGCCCTCTGCCAGTAAAATTGTATCAGCAGCTGCTGAGGGGCATGAGTATGTCTTGAAAGAAAGCAGTGCATCTAAACTGACTTCTATGCAAGGAATCAGCAGTCTTCATACCCAAACTACAGCTACTATGAAAACCAATGAAGCTAAACTGACAGATACTGCTGAAAAGCAGGAAATTAAAAAGGTTCCACCTTCTGCAACCAAAATTCCAAAAGTTACTCCAAgttttaaagtgaaaacaatTAAGATtccaaaagtggaaaaaatagaaaactttGACAGGAAAGacaatgagaaaaaagaaaggtcaGCAGAAATAGCAAGCGCACAACACCTAAGTCAAAAAGAAGAGAATGATGTTCAGGTGCAACACATGAAGGATGTTCAAGAAAGAACCAAAGTTACAGCCAGCAGTGTGCAGAAATTCAAAGAAACTTCTGAAAAAGTAGAGGAACAAAATCAGGTGAAGAAGGTTGCACCTGCAAAGGAAACGGTCTTGGAAATACATATGATGCAGTCCAAGCAGAAATCAAAAATGGAGAAAACGGATCCTATCCCTAAGGAAATTACACCATCACTTCCTGTGAAGGGAATTCAAGAACAGGAGAAAATCAAGACATACAGATCCCTGCAGGGGACACATGTTCCGGTTTGTGAAGAAGTGATTGTCACTGAAAGCAAAATTCAGCAGAATTTCCAGCAACAGAGCACAGTTCAGCTTCAGAAGCAGTCAAAGTCTTCCACAAAACAAGAAGTAGAAGTCAATAATCAGCAGATGCAGAAGACCTCAAATGATAAGTATGTTCCTGTCAAATTGACAGATAAACCATCACAAAAAGGGACAGCTATGTCTTCAGCGGTAACTGAGAACACCTCAAAACAGTGGGAGGAAGTTCAGCAGttgctttttgacattaaagaATTACAAAGTCCATCAGGAAAAATAAACCCAAAGACAGTAAAGACACTGCTCAGCAAAACCCCTGTGTGGCTAATAAACCCAGAGGCAAAGAGAGGTTTAGAGAACAGGGCAGATAATAATATCGAGAAGCTTAAAGAGATTGTACTCTATATTCAAAGTGTTGCACAAGCAAAACTTCCACATTTAGCAGGACATGTCACTATAGAAAAGCATGAAAGTGAACTTGTATCTGAGAAAAACATTAGTGGTGGAGCAACTCCTAAAATATCTAAAATTAGCATTGACTCAACAAAAGTTGAGATTCAGAAAAAGGTGCTGGAGGAGAAAAAAGTCTCTcatgaaagaaaacagcaggagCCAAATGAAACAAGAAGAGCTGATGCCAGAGTGGCCTCACCATTGATTAGAATGCGTTCTCCTTCACCAACCTATATTACCATAGAATCAACTCGGAGAACTGACTCCCCACAGAGAGTGCCTTCTTCATCCTCACCAATACATAGATCAGCAACTCCCCCGAATCCTCCTCCCCGAATGGCAGACCCACCTATATCTCGGATAAGCAGGGCCACACCTTCTCCAACTTTCAACCGCTCGGAGAAATTGGCCAAACTGAAGGACACCACAGCAAAGCTTTCTCAGGGgggacctcctcctcctccaccacaaCCTGTGCAGATAACAGAGAAGAAATCAGAAATAGTGGAGTCGCCATCCTCTTTCCATCGCCAGATCAAAATTGAAACGCACTTTGTGGAGACCTCAGAAACACTACTGGAGGCTTTGTCAGTGAAAGATAAGAAAGAGCTCTTTGAAGAAGCTCAAAAAGCAGATGTAAACAGAACCTATGTGCGCAAGGATCCGATAGATATCCCAGAGCGATTAGGCCCAGATACAGAGGAGATAGAGGTcccagaaaaagagaaagaggaactCCCAAGAGTAAACCTCTCGGGACTTGTTCACAAATTTGAATCACCAGAGCAAAAAGTTTACACGAGAAAGGAGCCAATTGTAATTTCAGAGAGATTAGGAAGTGACACTGAAGAGCTTGATActgaaaaagataaaaaaataacccAAGTTGAGCCAGTGCCAGCTTTCAACATTAAGGCCATTAAAACTGTATTTGAAACTGGTGAGCAAAGCTCCCAAGTCAAAGAACGCAAACATAAACACGAGAAGCTGGCATCAGAGTTGCATGAAATCATGGCAGATGGTTCAAAGCAAGAAGACCCTTGGAGGCAAGAGAAGGTCTTGTGGCAGAGTTCTCCTCCACTCATCAAGAGAGAAATACTCCAGTCAGAGTTGACAGAACCAATGGGGTTCTCAGGAAGTGAGTCAGTAGGTGATAAATGTTCAGATGCCAACAAATTTGGCACTAAGGCAAATGTGTCTAGGAGTGCAACAGCTATGTCACCACATTCAGGGAAAATCAGCACCAGGCGTGCCCCTCCCACGTATGCAGATGTTGTGAAAGGCAACGTCCCTGTGCTGGATGTCACTTCTGAGGAATCCCCTGAGGAACTGCTTAAGAACTTCCATAAAACATGGACTGAATCTGAAAGTGTCTTCAAGAGCCTTGGCTATAGCGTTTCAGAGCAGAAGACCTCCCAGATTGTATCACATAAGGAGGAGACACTTGTGACTG aaaattcgAGTTCCAGAGTCGGAGCTGTGTGCAGTGTGCCGGAAGAGGGTGTATCCAATGGAGTCTTTGCTCGCAGACAAACAAAACTTCCATAA